The DNA sequence GTGTCCGAATGAGCGCGAACGCCTGCTGAGACCAGAGGGTCAGGGCGTTCACCCCGATGAGATCGGGACCGAATTCTCCGAGACGTCTCGTGATGACCCCCTCCGGAATTCCTTCCGCAAGGGCATCGATCAGGAGGGTCTGATGACCGGCTTTCTCCAGCATTGCTCCGATGTATCCGAGTCCCACCTGGGGCTGGATGGACAGATTCTCATTCAATTTGATGCCGTAGAGCTGCCTGTAGATGTTGTAGGGCGGAGTGACCAGCGCAAACTTCATGCGGCCTTCGAGTCGGAGGGGAACACACGCAGGAGAAGATCGTCCCAGAAACACCGACGGGCATCCAGCGAGGCATGGGCCCCAACCTGGATGTCTTCCCACGCCCTTCCTCCCGTCGCGTACTTCCCGATGAGTTCGGAGAAGATCCTGCCGTGTTCCTTGTCTTGCTCAATGTGGAGGTGGAAATACTCCATGTCATCCCTGGACACCTGTCCCCATGCCTCGAGGCCTTGCCGGAGGTAGCCGAACATGGTCGGCAGCGACCATTCATGGCCGGGACCCATCGCACCCATCCCCACCCAAAGCGAGGAGCGCCGGGTGAGCTTCCAATGCGTTGCGACAAACCTATCGGTTCCCGGCGCCCAATTCACGAAGTCCCACGTCTTTCTGGGCACGCCCACGGACAGCAGAAACTTCTCATACAGGCGCGGATGACTCTCGGAGGGGTTCACTCCCCCATACTCGTCCGCCAAGACCTCTCGAAGCTTGTCTGAAATCTCACCCGGACCGGACGTCTTCATGAGCGACGTAATGTACTTGGGGAAAACCTTCACCAACTGATAGTGCTGGAGGGCAAAGGCCCGAACTTGATCCATCGTGAGATCGCCCCGCGACATCCTTTGCAGAAAAGGGTGGTGAAGAGCCGGATGTGCGAAGACGGTTCTTTCAAGCGCCGAAACGATGCTGCGGCCCGAGCCTCCCTCTCGACTGGACATGGTCGAATTGTATCGTTTTGACTCTACCTTGCAAATCTCCACGCCTTCACGGGATGCGCCGCTCGATGAAAGACCTCCCCTCGGCTCCACGGATTCATGGTGTTTGCTGCTGGATCGGCCTCCTCCCGCTACCTGGAGCGGTCCGGGGTTGACCCGGCTGCGGAGGCCGCCGGAAGGAGATCTTCCCGCTTCAATCTGAGCCGATCCGCGCGTCGCAGGTCGAACAGGGCCCGGGCGGTGGCATAGTGATACATGGCTTTCGTTCCCCGCGGCGAGCGCCAACACCGCGGGGCGAGAAATCGCCGCCCCCAGTGGAACCCGCCGACCTCCGAACTGAGGCGGCGGAACTTCTCAAAGTCCGCCCGTTGCTCATCCAGGTCGGATCGGGGCAACGGCTGATCGATCGCCCAGAAACTATTGTTCAGGAGCACCATGCGATGCCGTCTCCACAATTTCAGAACGGCCTCAACGTACCCCACCGCGCGATGCGCAAGACCGTCATCCACGAACAAGTAGACCCGGCAGTTGCGACCACGCAAATACTCCATGAGATGGCTCAGGTATTCGAAGTTCGTTCGTCCCGACTTATCGGCATGGTTCCGCTCCGAACTGAACCAGAAGTGGCACGAGTTGAAAACGTTCAACATCCGATCGAGAACCCTCTCCTCCGGCAGGTTGTAGAATTCAAAATACAAATCCAGATCGTATTTTTCTGAAAAGACCGGCTCGACGTACCTCCATCCATAGGCATCTACAAAGTCGCTGATCATGTGGACCGTCCGCACCCGAGGGTCCGCGCTCCAATGGCGAAGATCGTCCCGGATGCTCTCCGGGGTCCGACGCGCGACGCCTCGCCCCATGATCGCGCGCTGCAGCTTGGGATTGCCATAGCAGAATTCACAATCATAGAGACACCCCTTCATGGCCGGGACCCAAGGGTAGATCAGGGTCGGAAAAGGGTTCTCCTGGTATCGGTACATCACTTTCTCGAAGGAAGGAAACCAGTCGAGCGCTCGATAGTCGGATCGGCTGTACTCCTCCGCACCAACCCGATAGGCAAAGGGGGATGAAAACTCCTTGGCGATAAGGTTCGGAACGTGCGCGGGGTCTCCACCCTCCATCAACGCATGAACCAGTTGGGGAAAGGGACCCTCCGCGTCCCCTCGAATGACAAAATCCACCTGGGACCCCGACACCAGTGCTCTTCCCAGAACGGAGGCCGTATAGCCGCCGACAACAATTTGGATCGAAGGGTTGATCCGCTTGTAGGCTTCAGCCAGTCGGACCAACCGGTCCAAAGTGTAGTACCAGTGCAGATCCATGGCCACGACTTTCGCCCGGCGGAGGTGAGCTTCCGTAACCTCCCTCTCGAAAAGACCGAGCTTCGGATACGGAATACTGTTCATGAGCGGGACAACGCCCATGGGAATGATATGGTTTTGCCCCTCCCGACCCGGACGAGGGTGAACATACAGCACCCTCGCCGTGTCGCTTCCTTCACGACGCATGAGGTCAAAATATCACGACGTATGAGGAGCGACAAGGGATGCAAGATCCGACGGGATCACCGCGGCCGGTTCAGCACGGAGAATACCAGTCGCCGAGGACCGTTCCATGATGTATCCTTGCCTCGATGGTGGGGGTCGAGACCCTATTGCGGAGCCCACGAGGCCCCATGCACGGCCCAATAGCCCAGCCCCAAACTCAGGGCCGGTCCCATTGGAGCCAACCGTACACCCGCGGAAGAATCCCCCTCATCGCAAGGAGCTCGGCATGACACGAAGAAGGGCGATGGGGGTCGGGATCCTGATTTCATTCGTTGCCGCGGCTGTCTTCTTGTTGATGCGAAGCGGCAGAGGGTCAAGAGAATGGGAGATCTCCCGCAACACCGCGCCGGTTTTTTTCTACGATCGCTTTCCCCGCGCCACCGACCAAGCCTCCGAAACGCTCTTGAAGCGGCTGTTGAGCGATTACCACGACCCCGCGGATGGACTTTTTTTTGATTTCCTCGGAAACGGAAAAGGAGTTTTGTATCAGCTCAATGCTTTCGGCAAACCTTTTGACTTTCATGTAAATGGATCGACAAAGACGGCCGCCTTCAATGCCTGGGTGGGAATCACCGCGGCGACCGCTCTCGCGGCCAAGAGCGGCGTTGTCCATCGATCCCTTCTCGAAGACTTGGCCGGATCCATGCGCCAACGGTTCTGGCAAGACGATGAACAATCCTACGACATTCTTGGGGACGGGAAGCAGTACGATGCCATCAATGACGCCCTCGTCGGGGCGTTCTATCTGTACTTGGCCCAACGGGTCGGACATGCCCCCTACCTGGACTGGGGCAGAGATGGAATCGAGGCCGTCATGAGACGCATTAACGACGGTGGAAGGATCGCTTGTTGCGAAATCGCCGGCCGGCCCTACCCTGAGATGTACTCGCGGCATGGCCTGATTCCGGCCGTTCTGGCGTACGCCTTCCAGCTAACCGGAGAAGAGCGGTATGCCCGCTCCGCCGTAGCCGTCGCCGATCTCTTCCTCAAAGAATTCTGGACGGGGACTTATTTCCGCGATTGGATCTCGATAGGAACCGACTCGGAAATCGGCATGGGCATGTTGGAGGTGTTCGCCATGACCGGCCGCGAAAAGTACCTCCACGCCGTCGAAACATTGGTCGAACACTATCACAATCCGCATGGGGAGATAGCCCACGATCCGGGAGATCACAACGACGTGCGCCACGATCAGCATGTCAACTCCGTTGTCGACCAGGCGGAGTTCATCATCCTCCTGCGCAATCTTGCCCAGATCACAGGGCGCAGGGAGGTACGCCTCTTGGCAGATCAAAGGGCCGCACAATTGAGTGCCTGCTACAATGAGCACCTGCACCTGTATCCCCACATGTGCTTCGCGGGTCCCCGGCGGGAAGGCGACTATTTCTCCGCCATCAATGCCCTCGCGTATCTCTCCTTGTCCGGCGGACTCTGACCGCAAACGCCGGGGGCGGCCGTAGGCAGCGCCCCCGCGGTCTGTTTTACGTCAAAAGTCGCGCCTCACCGGATCGGGAGTGGAAAAACACCGCTCTTGTGCCGTGGGCATGCTGATGTATCCTTCCCTGGCGAAGGACATGAAAGATGATTGAGGGGAAACGCGTCTCGCTCATTCTGCCTTGCCTGGATGAGGAAAACGGCCTGCGCATGCTGTTGAAGAATATTCCGAGTGCCGTAGATGAGACGATCGTCGTGGATAACGGCTCGACCGACAAGACCGCCGCGATCGGCCGGGAAGCCGGAGCCCGGGTCGTTCATGAACCGCGCCGCGGCTACGGGCGAGCGTGTCTCCGCGGGCTCACGGAAGCGCGGGGAGAAATCCTGGTCGTCATGGATGGGGACGGGACCTATCCCGTGAACCGCGTGGAGACCGTCGTGAGCAAGATGGTGCGAGAGAAGTATGACTTCCTGGTTACGAGGCGGCTTCCCCTCGGAACTCCTTCGATTCGAAGCCGCCTCCGGAGGCTCGGGTGCTACGTGCTTGATCAGACCGCCCGGCTCCTCTTCGGCATTCCACGGATGGATACTCAATCCGGATTCTGGGCTCTACGACGAAGCGCTCTGCCCCTTCTTGGGCCCGGAAGTCCGGGAATGTCCTTCTCAGAAGAAATCAAGATTGAAGCTTTCACGCGAAAAGACATGCGGGCCGGCCAATGGATCGTTGAATACCGGGGAGAACCCAGGCCGGGAACCAGCAAGCTCCGGCCCTTCCGGGACGGGCTCTCCACTTTCCTATTCCTCTGGATACAGAGAGGTCGCCATTTTCTGCGGATTCACGGTGAAGAACATCATAAAAACCACGGACCCACCCAGTAGTAGCCCTCGCAGGGAACAATGAATCGAAAACGGGAGGACCGAGACATCGCCACGCGGTCCCGAGAAGGATCCGCCTTCAGCTCGCGCGCGGTTACGACGGTAAAATCGGAATCGGCAACCTCCAATGTAGAACCGGCGGGAGCCGACACGCGAACGAGCTTCCCGGCCAACCAAAATGAACGGACGTGCGCCGATACGTCTTTGCACGGCCCCGGAGGCGGTGTCGGCAGTCGCCAGGTCTGGTTTCCGTACCCCGCCCGCTTCATCGCCAAGTAGGGTTCGAGCGTGTGACACGCCGTTTGGGCGAATTCGGACCCAAAAACGCTTGACCTCCCCGCCTTGAATGAATGGGTGGCCGGATCATATCTGTCCCGAACCATCTTCCATCCGACCCGAAACGGGCGGGATGTCTCCGGGAGGTACCCTTGGAGACCCAGCAGCGCGATGGACGCGGGATACACGTGGGATTCATCCAACGCCGTCAGAAGGTATTCCATCAGCTCCTGGTTGACTTTCCGGAACGCTTCGTAGCTGCTCACGCCTACGCCTTTCCACATGAGAAGCGTCAGCCCGTCTCCCACGATATAGTCCGGAAAATACTCCCCCTTGTAGGCTGAACTGAGGATCGATGCGTCGTTTGCGGCTCGCGCGCCTTGAATGATCTTGTCCCCAACAGGCAATCCCACTTTCAGCAAACCCATGATCGCCGCCGGGTTCGCCTCGTTGGACGAAACGGAATACCCTTCGCCTGTCCTTCGTACGGCTCTCGAGTAGTCGAGGTTCACCCAGCCGCCGTCCTGGACACGCAGGCCGATCAAAAGTTTCATGTGATCCGAGAGGGATCCCGGGGAGCGCAACACGTCGCGGGATCCCGCCAGTTCCAACACCTTTGGACCGGCGCAGCCCATGTCAAATCCGGGGACAATCCCGCCATGCGAATCCGTCGATTGGCGGATGAATTCAAGGATCTGATTCGTGAGGGTTTCTGATCCGGGAATGAGGGCTGACGCCGCCGCAAAATACAGAATGCAATGAAGATCGTACCGGAGGCCTAGATCGGATTCACGCTGACTGCCCGTCGCGCGATCGATATGCCGGGGCAAACGGTCCAACTCGTCCGGTGTGTGCTTCTTGACCTCCTCAAAATGCTCCGCTGTTCTCCGAATCAGCCACTTGGCCGCCTGATCAATCTCAACTTGTGGAAAATCCATTTCGTCGGAAACCATTTCGACCGTGCGCGGCGATCTCTCCGCGAACACGCAGGCGGGCAGCCCGACACAGCCGACTGAAATGAGCAGGGCCCATCGTCCACCAAGCGCCCCAAATCTTCGCGCCATGATGGCGAGCGATTTTCCTTCCATGAACATAAATCGACCGGTTATCATGTCCCTTCCCGCTGGAGAAATCAATATCATTGTTCCATCTCCACGGATGTCGTCGCGCCCCTCGCAGCATCATGATTCAGTATGGAGAGCAACGGTACACGCGGAGCCCGCCGTCTCGGCTGGAGAAAAGGTACTCCAGCCGCGCGGCGCCCACGAGGGAATCGCCCGCCGAGGGCGTGACCAGAATTCCATATCCCTGGGGCGGGCGACGGCTCGGCGCCAAGCTATCGCCGAAGAAAAATGGCGGCGGCCCACCCACCCGCTCTCCCACGTAGGCCCAAGACCATCGGGGAGCAAACCAGATGCAAGGGGAGCGGCTCTGAAAAACGAAATCGGGTTCCGTAATGTCCATCGCGACGAAATCCGGCCGCTCCCGGGCGAGGTGGGCCTGAAACCGTCGTTCGAGCTCCTCATAGTCCGAGCCATACCTCACTTTTGGGTTTGGAAAAAGCGACGCCGGGAAACCCCTGCGCAGGATCGGCCACGATTGGACGCCAAGGGCCAGGAGAAGAATGACGACACCGTATTTCCGGAAATGCGACGATACCCGATTCTCGGCAAGCCGGTCGAACACCTGCCAACTCCACAGGATCAGCCAGGGGAGAAGAAACAACAGGAAACGGATTTCAAATCCCTCTCCAAAGACAGTCATCAGGACCACCGTCCCGATCACCGTCGCGATCAGGACAAAGTAGGTGCCGAAGTACCATCTGCTCTTGACCCACCAACCGAGCAGACCGCCGACAATCCATAACGGTCCGATCACGCGGAAGATGTCTGCCACAACGGCAAGATCGAAGCGTCTCGCGGCCCGCGCGGGAAACAGAGCGTGACGCTTGGCGTAGTAGGCCACCGCGTGAAAAGGATTGCCGAATACGATCGCGTCCACCGCCAAAGACAAGAACACCGGAAGGACAATCCACATCATGCTCCTCCACTCTTTGCGGTGAACCATGATCAGGAACCAAGCCCCGGCGGCGAAAGCCCCCTCAAACTTGACAAGGGGGAGACACCCGAACAAGGCGGCGGCGGCCTTGCCGTGCCCGAGAAGCCCCGACCAGAGCGCGCCAAACAGAACCAGGGCGAAGAAAGGTTCCGGGAGAGCCGTCCAATGCGCCACGCTGAACCAAGGATGCAGCGCCAGCAACAGGACCGGCGCCGGATGCGGCCGCCCCCCCGCCTCCTTGGAAAAAAACACGATCATGATCAAAACCGCGGCCCCGCAGAGAACGCTGAACATTCGGCCGGAGGTGACCGGATCCAAGCCCAGGGCGCTTCCGGCGTGAGTGGCCAGCCACACCAGAGGCATCCAAGGACGACGCTGAGGATTCGTCAACAAACGAGGATTTTGATCGGCACAGTAAGCCATGATGGCGTTGATCTCCTCCACGCAGCCGATGTCGGACCCGAGCCCAATCCGACGCGCCGTGGGGAAGTCCCGGACGCGCAGAAGGGAAATCACGGAGCCAACCACCCAGGCAAGAACCACAAGAAAACACGTGAGATGCGCCCTTCGGTTCACGGATGGGGAAGATCATGGCATGATCCCGGTCACCAAACAATGCCGGGAGAAAGAAGTCATCCACGCCGCCCGCGAAGACCTTTGCGGTGGATCCTTGCCGCAACTCTCCTGTGGCTTTCGCTGCTGGTGGCAGCCGGCTACCATCTCAATGATCTTTCCTCGGCTGCAAAGATTGACCGGAGGATCCTCCATACCATCGATGACCACTGGAGAGGAACGGTTCCCGTATGCGCTCTGGAGAAGCCGAGTCTCCTCTTCTATTCAAACCCCCGGTTCGGTTTCGGCCTGATCGTCATGGCGTTTCAGGGCCTCTGGAGCCGCTGGGCCGGACTGGACCCCTTTCTGGGGTTCCGTTGGCTGAACGCCGCCATCAGCGCGGTCGGCGCGGCCGTCTTCCTTCTCCTCGCTCGAAACTCGATCCCACCCCTGCTTCGATGGGGCGTGATTCTCGCCGCCTTGGGGCAACCCTTGTCCCTCCTCCTATCGATTTCAGGATTTCAAGAAGTTCTGTGCGCTTGCCTGCTTCTGCTGCTCGCTCATTCCTGGGGAAGGAACAAGATGGTCTGTGCCGTGCTTGCAGGCTACCTCCCCCTCGTGAGGGCGGAGACGATCTTCATCACGCTGGGGGTGTCCATCTCTCTCATGAGGTCCCGGCGCATTCTGCCTGGGATCGCCGCTCTCGCGCCTCTTTCGGCCTTCCAACTGGCCGGGAGATGGCTGTTGGGCGACTGGCCGGATGCCATCTCCTACGCCGCTCTCGGGCCGTTTCAGATCTCAGGAAGATCCTACTGGACTGAGCTCAAGCCCCATCTCTTGGAAACGTTGACCTCCTACGGCTGGATCACCAGCCTGGGCCTTCTGGCGGCCGTTGGAACAGGCTTGTGGATCCCCAAAGCGCGAACAAACGCCCTCCTCGCCGCTTCCTACCTTCTGGGTTCGGCGGCCGCCTTCACCGTTTCTCCCGCGCAATTCCCGTGCGGCCGGTACGTATTCCCCGCCTTCGTCCTCTCGCTCCTCTGCCTCCCGCAAGTCGTGGCAAACGCCGTGAATAGGTTCCCAAGCTTGAAGCGATCTCTCCCGCCTGTTTTCGCGGTATGGGCGATGATGTCCTTCGTCGAAGGTTTGTCCATCTGGCGCCGCGGACTCCCCCCGCAGTCGAGCGCGTACCAGTTCGGCGCTCTCGCGAAGGCGGAAAACGACCCCTTTCGCGGTTCTCGGGAGTGGCTCCTCGACTATCTCAAGCGTGACCCTGTCGATTGGGTCTTCTTCTCGTGGGAGTTCTACGATGTCCGGTCCTTCACCGCCGAAAACTGTTTCATCTTCCGCCGACATCAACTGCTTTTCGGCCCGCCCCGTCCCCCCGACGACTACGTCATCGCCCAATGGAAAGGAGGCGTACCCGTGCTCGATCTCGGAGCCATGAAAGTGCGCAAGTCATTGCCGGAAAACCAACCCGGTCTGATGATCACGAGATCCAGGAGATACGCCCCCTCCTCCGGCAACTGGGAGAAGATCGCGGTCTTTCCAAACGACGTCCAAGTCTTCCGGCACACACCCGTCAGATGACTGAAGACCCTCTCCGAATCGTCGGAAAGCCGCCCGACTCACCCGCGTGGAACTGGGTGATCCGCGTCTCCCTTCTGGCGCTCGGCATGAGCACCTCTCTGGCTCTCGGAAACACGCCGTTCTTCACGAACGAATACGACGACATCGTCGGGTTCGGAAAGGAAGTGACCGGGTTTGAATGGGACGATCTCTGGAGAGTATTCGCCGCAGGATCGCCCCGCATGACCAACTGGCGCTACCGGCCCGTACCGGACCTGTTCGTGATCGTGATGCACATGTCGGTCGGCGCCGTCCCGATCTACTTTCGGATCTTCTACGGCCTCGTCCTGGGCACGTTCCTCAACGCCGTCTACGTTGTGGGCAGAAGGCTTGGGGGATCAAGTCGTGTCGCCCTGGCGACCGCGGTCGTATCGGGGTTCCTCGGTCCGGTCCTTTGGGAAACCTGGTTCTACAGCGGATCGGAGTTGGTGGCCGCAACGTTTCTCTACATCGCGCTCGGAACCTTGGCCCGAACCGAAACGCGATCTCGCCGCTGGCCCCAATGGATCTTGTTCTCGTTGGCGTTTGGCTTGGCTGTGTTCAGCAAAGAAACCGTCCGCGCCTATGGCCTGCCCGTCGTTGCCGCCTTCCTCTGGGCTCACCGCATGCGTCTCCGAAGCATCGGGGGCGTTTTGGCGCCTTCCCTTCTCCTGACCGGCCTGTCGGTCTGGCTCTCCAACCGGAATACGCCGCCACATTGGAGTTGGATCGCGAAGTTCATGCCCGGAGAAGAGGGGTTCTGGACTTCCGCTCAATCCCAACTCCTTAGCTTGGCCGCTCAATGGACGACTCCTCTCGGCGTGGATTTCTTCCTTCTTCTCGCGGTCGGGACATCGGTGCTGAGTCTGAGTTCGGCCCGAAGCACCACTGCACGGCGATGGGTTCTCCTCGTAGGGATCATGCTTTTCATCGCTCACCTTGGAGCGCCGGTGCTCGAACCGGTCGTCTACTTCCAAGCGTACTACTACTCCAAACCGTGCTACACGTTCCTGCTCCTCGGACCCGCGTACTTCCTCCTCGGCTCAACAGCCGCTTTCTTCCGCCCGGCTCCGGGGACTCGGCTTGCGGCAGCCACCGCATGGATCGTTCTCGCCATTCTGGCGGGTTCGGTCATTCTCTTCCCCTTCGGGAAAACCGACCCGTCCACCAGAGCGCTCCTACCGGTCCTCCCTCTCATCGCCCTCCTGGGAATTCGCGGGGGGGCCGCGCTTCTCTCCACACAGACAGATGCAGTGAGCAAATACGCGGGCCTACTGCTCTCCGTGCTGGTCTGCCTCTCGACAGGCTATCACTTGGTTGCCGGAACCATCAACCTGGCGAGCGAGACGATAGCCCGGGGAGAAGTGGACCATGGAATGCGCAAACATCTTGCGGGCATGGACCTGGAGGGCACGTCGGTCATCGATCCCGACCCGCTCTTCCCCTTGACGGCGAGATTCTTCGCCGTCTTTTCCGAGCAGCCGCCCCGGCGGGTTTTTGACTCGCCCTCTTGGCAGGAGGTCCTGGTGGCGGTGAGAGAGGGGCGGCTGGGCAACCGGAAAGTTCTGCTCTCCCACTGGGAGACCAAACCCGATCCCGGCGGAAAAAACCCCTCGGCGTTTTGCCTCGACTTGTCCTGGATGGACGAACACCACGACCTGATTGGAAAGTGGAAGGTGGAGAGACTGGCCTCGGCCTCCTGCCCGAAAGATTCGGATTTCGTCCTCTTGGATCGGTTCGGCTCCCTCGTCAGACAGGAAAAGTCCTCGTTCATCCACCTCCCTCTGTTCGCCAACGATATTCCCCGTCGAACCCAGCAGGGAGTTTCGCTGCTTCTTCGCTTCACGTTGGACCGCAGAACCTACTCTTTTTGATTCCTGTTCAAGATAATCATGGCTTCCACTGTCAAAATCAAAATGCACTAACGTGGCGTCACATTACCGCCCCTTTGTGATATGAATCACATTCCCATTTTGTTCGACAGGTAGTATCCCTTGACATTTCACGAACAATTCGGGCAAAATGCAGTAATGGGAACCATCGGAGTCCTCGACCTCCGACATGGTGGCAGGGTATTTTCCAGTTGGCTCATGGTTGTGCCCGCCGCCGTCATCGCCATAGGAGCAGCCGCCTGCTCCGAAAATACCAAGACTGAAGAAATGCTTGCACCCACCAAAGACCCAATGCCCGTGCTCGAAGGGTCGATTCTGTCGGCCGTTCCGGAACCGGCCAGGGCCCTTGTCGTCGCAGCAAACGATGCCCTCGCCAATTCCAAGAAGATTGAAGACGCAAAAGCTTTGGCGCAAGGATTGAGTCTTCAGATGGACGTGCTGAAGAACAATCCGGAATGGGGTCAGGCCCTTGAAGCCGCCGCCACGAACGAGAAGGCTAAGGCGGAGTTGCTCAAGCAGGTTCAAAAGGAGCATGGCGACAAGGGAGTAGAAGTCGTAAAATATGTTCTTTCGCAGTACATGGAT is a window from the Nitrospirota bacterium genome containing:
- a CDS encoding iron-containing redox enzyme family protein, producing the protein MSSREGGSGRSIVSALERTVFAHPALHHPFLQRMSRGDLTMDQVRAFALQHYQLVKVFPKYITSLMKTSGPGEISDKLREVLADEYGGVNPSESHPRLYEKFLLSVGVPRKTWDFVNWAPGTDRFVATHWKLTRRSSLWVGMGAMGPGHEWSLPTMFGYLRQGLEAWGQVSRDDMEYFHLHIEQDKEHGRIFSELIGKYATGGRAWEDIQVGAHASLDARRCFWDDLLLRVFPSDSKAA
- a CDS encoding cobalamin B12-binding domain-containing protein — translated: MRREGSDTARVLYVHPRPGREGQNHIIPMGVVPLMNSIPYPKLGLFEREVTEAHLRRAKVVAMDLHWYYTLDRLVRLAEAYKRINPSIQIVVGGYTASVLGRALVSGSQVDFVIRGDAEGPFPQLVHALMEGGDPAHVPNLIAKEFSSPFAYRVGAEEYSRSDYRALDWFPSFEKVMYRYQENPFPTLIYPWVPAMKGCLYDCEFCYGNPKLQRAIMGRGVARRTPESIRDDLRHWSADPRVRTVHMISDFVDAYGWRYVEPVFSEKYDLDLYFEFYNLPEERVLDRMLNVFNSCHFWFSSERNHADKSGRTNFEYLSHLMEYLRGRNCRVYLFVDDGLAHRAVGYVEAVLKLWRRHRMVLLNNSFWAIDQPLPRSDLDEQRADFEKFRRLSSEVGGFHWGRRFLAPRCWRSPRGTKAMYHYATARALFDLRRADRLRLKREDLLPAASAAGSTPDRSR
- a CDS encoding glycosyltransferase family 2 protein, which gives rise to MIEGKRVSLILPCLDEENGLRMLLKNIPSAVDETIVVDNGSTDKTAAIGREAGARVVHEPRRGYGRACLRGLTEARGEILVVMDGDGTYPVNRVETVVSKMVREKYDFLVTRRLPLGTPSIRSRLRRLGCYVLDQTARLLFGIPRMDTQSGFWALRRSALPLLGPGSPGMSFSEEIKIEAFTRKDMRAGQWIVEYRGEPRPGTSKLRPFRDGLSTFLFLWIQRGRHFLRIHGEEHHKNHGPTQ
- a CDS encoding glycosyltransferase family 39 protein, whose amino-acid sequence is MTEDPLRIVGKPPDSPAWNWVIRVSLLALGMSTSLALGNTPFFTNEYDDIVGFGKEVTGFEWDDLWRVFAAGSPRMTNWRYRPVPDLFVIVMHMSVGAVPIYFRIFYGLVLGTFLNAVYVVGRRLGGSSRVALATAVVSGFLGPVLWETWFYSGSELVAATFLYIALGTLARTETRSRRWPQWILFSLAFGLAVFSKETVRAYGLPVVAAFLWAHRMRLRSIGGVLAPSLLLTGLSVWLSNRNTPPHWSWIAKFMPGEEGFWTSAQSQLLSLAAQWTTPLGVDFFLLLAVGTSVLSLSSARSTTARRWVLLVGIMLFIAHLGAPVLEPVVYFQAYYYSKPCYTFLLLGPAYFLLGSTAAFFRPAPGTRLAAATAWIVLAILAGSVILFPFGKTDPSTRALLPVLPLIALLGIRGGAALLSTQTDAVSKYAGLLLSVLVCLSTGYHLVAGTINLASETIARGEVDHGMRKHLAGMDLEGTSVIDPDPLFPLTARFFAVFSEQPPRRVFDSPSWQEVLVAVREGRLGNRKVLLSHWETKPDPGGKNPSAFCLDLSWMDEHHDLIGKWKVERLASASCPKDSDFVLLDRFGSLVRQEKSSFIHLPLFANDIPRRTQQGVSLLLRFTLDRRTYSF